The Plectropomus leopardus isolate mb chromosome 22, YSFRI_Pleo_2.0, whole genome shotgun sequence genome includes a window with the following:
- the zgc:113263 gene encoding uncharacterized protein zgc:113263 isoform X2 has protein sequence MIEGNDLPVHYLRLLAPPLQLLSAAVWQVVQQGLVDHYGMLEEFVTMVTELVPELMSYSQRAQLILGLRARLVLEMCRGEHPVDMQTIQPHLDRIKAPVSTAKDHHVTINQVEESEVNFVELVHSLLEDPSERKYFFQEIFPVYFGPKYDAALEMLVWEFISRLEELLPVPDFTQLAALLGDAPSFLDDCLQSFFPPDDVKAVLEHHRNLGHFEEKDPRLLPMDDCILSSLSLPPGSKPVTDTSSCSPALKESNPPEHKGSLDAPFSTSRLERAIRRSSETLRQTLKETRDSGSWQLQVRGGNTSQEGRMQNSVSARPCDETIDLTTPNETADTDSAANDNSQSLRGGPVLRKRKLSEGVDIPAKQPAEATPFLDSSVDDENSGESPLISIWGEYTDSQEGSFPVVTDTKVPWSDEETLNLLDIWGKDSVQRALKGCLKNRHIFTQIAQKMAERGYMRTVEQCQTRIKRLKKSFRQNNKGNSRLEYKFYEQLKRVLGSSAPSAVPEVTYDVEEVIDEDESQDGDEDLQFLGQTSRLEIGTRSVPWTDFETLALINTWGEDKMQQDLRGMHRTGHIFSVISNKMSAQGFSRTPEQCQTRLKRLKSNFRQCYQNNMKGLEQVECKFYNELGRILVKDFQSVPQLEEITGEPEDNDFPSFSHQDIESAVGAQEESRKVPWSDKETIILLEIWGDPQVQQNMRRYPHNGHIFTEISEKLGANGYSRSAGQCHTRIKRLKASYRQCRENMSSSGTDRVDFKFYDLLEQILDKQPSTSSAVVTDHIEISEDSNSESVMETDGEISMSAEKNTSSSWSNDETLALIEIWGDEDVQRALRGFVHNGHVYADISQRMQDLGYLKTSEQCRWKVKSLRTNFRQCYDRKKCGRRVDYRFYNQLEQILGQEAVSIDEYDERDEQADQDPGADGANTAWTEQETAAVVEIWAADDVQHSLKTCVRNGHIFADMSEKMAALGYLRTAEQCHSRIKRLKKTYRRYCNSRRSGGRPAAFRYFHLLAPVLGDDSMYADVDSTAADTTLQPFMDKDPDMYEQPSGSHLLADLSRKMPWSDQETRTLLKIWGEDNVQLTLKGCLKNRHVFEYISERMSDRGFTRTSEQCYTRMKRLKHGFLHEKEDFKFFSEMDEIFRKELKVDGSVADTSVTDESDDPPQKKVASGTQWMADSSKLAWSDGETEALLDIWGSEEIQENLKGCTKNKHIFIQISEVMASQGYMRTPEQCQTRIKRLRANFRQFLEGRKGDKQECKFFDQLVQIFGSKYVINSDPLADDTADSVET, from the exons gTAATGATCTTCCAGTCCACTATCTACGCCTCCTGGCCCCTCCCTTGCAGCTCCTGTCAGCCGCAGTGTGGCAAGTCGTGCAGCAGGGACTTGTGGACCACTATGGGATGCTGGAGGAGTTTGTTACCATGGTGACAGAACTGGTCCCAGAGCTGATGAGCTATAGTCAGAGGGCTCAGCTCATACTGGGACTCAGGGCCAGG CTGGTTCTGGAGATGTGTCGAGGTGAGCACCCGGTGGACATGCAAACCATTCAGCCTCATCTGGACAGAATTAAAGCTCCCGTCAGCACTGCCAAGGATCACCAT GTAACCATAAACCAGGTGGAGGAATCTGAGGTGAACTTTGTGGAGTTGGTGCATTCATTACTGGAGGATCCCtctgaaagaaaatattttttccag GAAATCTTCCCTGTATATTTTGGGCCAAAGTATGATGCTGCACTCGAGATGCTGGTGTGGGAGTTCATATCAagactggaggagctgctgccaGTTCCAGACTTCACACAG TTGGCAGCTTTGCTCGGAGATGCGCCGTCATTCCTCGATGACTGTTTACAATCCTTCTTTCCGCCAGACGACGTGAAGGCTGTGCTGGAACACCACAGGAACCTCGGTCATTTTGAAGAGAAAG ATCCTAGATTATTACCGATGGATGACTGCATTCTCTCCTCCCTGTCTCTGCCTCCTGGGAGCAAACCTGTCACTGACACCTCCTCATGCTCACCTGCTCTCAAAGAGTCAAACCCTCCAGAGCACAAAGGAAGTCTCGACGCTCCCTTCAGCACAAGCCGTCTAGAGAGGGCGATCAGGAGGAGCTCTGAGACGCTGAGACAAACACTGAAGGAGACGAGAGACTCGGGCAGCTGGCAGCTGCAGGTTAGAGGCGGAAACACTTCTCAGGAGGGGAGGATGCAAAACTCAGTCAGTGCACGACCATGTGATGAAACCATAGACCTCACCACGCCTAATGAGACTGCGGATACAGACTCAGCAGCCAATGACAACAGCCAAAGCTTGAGAGGAGGGCCTGTTCTCAGGAAGAGGAAGCTGAGCGAAGGCGTGGATATTCCTGCAAAACAGCCTGCCGAGGCGACACCTTTCTT GGATTCATCAGTGGACGATGAGAATTCAGGAGAATCTCCTCTGATCTCCATATGGGGAGAATATACAG ACTCTCAGGAAGGTTCTTTCCCAGTTGTGACGGACACAAAAGTTCCCTGGTCAGACGAGGAGACGCTCAATCTGCTCGACATCTGGGGGAAGGACTCGGTGCAGCGAGCTTTGAAGGGCTGTTTAAAAAACCGCCACATATTCACACAGATCGCTCAGAAGATGGCAGAGAGAGGCTACATGAGAACGGTGGAACAGTGTCAGACCAGGATCAAACGGCTGAAGAAGAGCTTCCGCCAGAACAACAA AGGGAACTCCAGGCTGGAGTATAAATTCTACGAGCAGCTGAAGCGGGTTCTCGGCTCCTCAGCTCCCTCAGCTGTTCCTGAGGTCACCTATGATGTTGAAGAGGTCATCGATGAGGACGAGTCCCAAGACGGAGATGAAGACTTGCAGTTTCTTGGTCAGACGAGTCGACTGGAAATCG gaacCAGAAGTGTTCCGTGGACAGACTTCGAGACGTTGGCCCTCATCAACACGTGGGGAGAGGACAAGATGCAGCAGGACCTGAGAGGAATGCACAGAACCGGACACATTTTCTCCGTCATATCCAACAAGATGTCTGCGCAGGGCTTCTCCCGCACACCCGAGCAGTGCCAAACAAGACTGAAAAGGCTGAAATCAAATTTTAGACAGTGCTACCAAAACAA CATGAAGGGACTGGAGCAAGTAGAATGCAAGTTTTACAATGAACTGGGAAGAATTTTAGTGAAGGACTTTCAGTCAGTGCCGCAGCTGGAGGAAATAACAGGAGAGCCCGAAGACAACGACTTTCCCTCCTTCTCCCATCAGGATATCG AGTCTGCTGTGGGAGCTCAGGAAGAGAGCAGGAAAGTCCCCTGGTCTGACAAAGAGACCATCATCCTCCTGGAGATCTGGGGAGACCCACAG GTCCAGCAGAACATGAGACGATACCCTCACAACGGTCACATTTTTACCGAAATATCAGAGAAACTCGGCGCCAACGGCTACTCCCGCAGCGCAGGGCAGTGCCACACCAGGATCAAACGGCTGAAAGCCAGCTATCGGCAGTGCCGGGAAAACATGAG CTCCTCTGGGACGGATAGAGTCGACTTTAAGTTTTATGATCTGCTGGAACAAATTCTGGACAAGCAGCCATCCACATCCTCCGCTGTGGTGACGGACCACATCGAAATATCAGAAGACTCCAACAGTGAATCAGTGATggaaacag ATGGAGAAATCAGCatgtcagcagaaaaaaacacatccagctCCTGGTCCAATGACGAGACCCTGGCACTTATTGAGATCTGGGGCGACGAGGACGTTCAGAGGGCGCTAAGGGGTTTCGTCCACAACGGACACGTTTACGCCGACATTTCACAGAGAATGCAGGACCTCGGCTACTTGAAGACCTCGGAGCAGTGCCGCTGGAAAGTCAAATCACTAAGGACAAACTTTCGACAGTGCTACGACAGGAAGAA ATGTGGAAGAAGAGTCGATTATAGATTCTACAACCAGCTGGAACAAATACTCGGACAGGAGGCAGTTTCTATCGATGAGTATGATGAAAGAGACGAACAGGCAGACCAGGATCCAG GTGCAGACGGTGCAAACACAGCGTGGACGGAGCAGGAGACTGCCGCTGTCGTGGAGATCTGGGCTGCAGACGATGTGCAGCACAGCCTGAAAACATGCGTCCGCAACGGGCACATATTTGCAGACATGTCGGAGAAAATGGCCGCCTTAGGATACCTGAGGACGGCGGAGCAGTGCCACTCCCGCATCAAACGTTTGAAGAAGACTTACAGGCGCTACTGCAACAGCCGCAG AAGTGGAGGACGTCCAGCTGCGTTTCGATACTTCCACCTCCTGGCTCCGGTGCTCGGTGACGACTCCATGTATGCTGACGTGGACAGTACTGCTGCTGACACCACCTTGCAGCCCTTCATGGACAAAGATCCTGACATGT ACGAGCAGCCGTCAGGCAGCCACCTCTTGGCCGACTTAAGCAGGAAGATGCCGTGGTCGGACCAGGAGACTCGCACCCTGCTGAAGATCTGGGGGGAAGACAATGTCCAGCTCACCCTGAAGGGTTGCCTGAAGAACCGCCACGTGTTCGAGTACATCTCTGAGAGGATGAGCGACAGAGGATTCACAAGGACCTCAGAGCAGTGCTACACCCGAATGAAGCGCCTTAAACATGGCTTCCTCCATGAAAA ggaggattttaaattcttCAGTGAGATGGACGAAATCTTCAGGAAGGAGCTGAAAGTTGACGGCTCAGTCGCGGACACATCAGTCACAGATGAGTCAGACGACCCCCCGCAGAAGAAAG TTGCCTCAGGTACCCAGTGGATGGCCGACAGCTCTAAGCTGGCCTGGAGCGATGGGGAGACCGAGGCCCTCCTGGACATTTGGGGGAGCGAGGAGATCCAGGAGAACCTGAAGGGCTGCACCAAGAACAAACACATCTTCATCCAGATCTCTGAGGTCATGGCCAGCCAGGGCTACATGCGAACTCCTGAACAGTGTCAGACCAGAATAAAGAGGCTGAGGGCCAATTTCCGACAATTCCTAGAGGGCAGGAA AGGAGATAAACAGGAATGCAAGTTCTTTGACCAGCTGGTGCAAATATTTGGAAGCAAGTATGTAATAAACTCTGACCCCCTGGCCGACGACACAGCTGATAGCGTAG AGACCTGA
- the zgc:113263 gene encoding uncharacterized protein zgc:113263 isoform X1, whose amino-acid sequence MEIKRGAESGGSRGNDLPVHYLRLLAPPLQLLSAAVWQVVQQGLVDHYGMLEEFVTMVTELVPELMSYSQRAQLILGLRARLVLEMCRGEHPVDMQTIQPHLDRIKAPVSTAKDHHVTINQVEESEVNFVELVHSLLEDPSERKYFFQEIFPVYFGPKYDAALEMLVWEFISRLEELLPVPDFTQLAALLGDAPSFLDDCLQSFFPPDDVKAVLEHHRNLGHFEEKDPRLLPMDDCILSSLSLPPGSKPVTDTSSCSPALKESNPPEHKGSLDAPFSTSRLERAIRRSSETLRQTLKETRDSGSWQLQVRGGNTSQEGRMQNSVSARPCDETIDLTTPNETADTDSAANDNSQSLRGGPVLRKRKLSEGVDIPAKQPAEATPFLDSSVDDENSGESPLISIWGEYTDSQEGSFPVVTDTKVPWSDEETLNLLDIWGKDSVQRALKGCLKNRHIFTQIAQKMAERGYMRTVEQCQTRIKRLKKSFRQNNKGNSRLEYKFYEQLKRVLGSSAPSAVPEVTYDVEEVIDEDESQDGDEDLQFLGQTSRLEIGTRSVPWTDFETLALINTWGEDKMQQDLRGMHRTGHIFSVISNKMSAQGFSRTPEQCQTRLKRLKSNFRQCYQNNMKGLEQVECKFYNELGRILVKDFQSVPQLEEITGEPEDNDFPSFSHQDIESAVGAQEESRKVPWSDKETIILLEIWGDPQVQQNMRRYPHNGHIFTEISEKLGANGYSRSAGQCHTRIKRLKASYRQCRENMSSSGTDRVDFKFYDLLEQILDKQPSTSSAVVTDHIEISEDSNSESVMETDGEISMSAEKNTSSSWSNDETLALIEIWGDEDVQRALRGFVHNGHVYADISQRMQDLGYLKTSEQCRWKVKSLRTNFRQCYDRKKCGRRVDYRFYNQLEQILGQEAVSIDEYDERDEQADQDPGADGANTAWTEQETAAVVEIWAADDVQHSLKTCVRNGHIFADMSEKMAALGYLRTAEQCHSRIKRLKKTYRRYCNSRRSGGRPAAFRYFHLLAPVLGDDSMYADVDSTAADTTLQPFMDKDPDMYEQPSGSHLLADLSRKMPWSDQETRTLLKIWGEDNVQLTLKGCLKNRHVFEYISERMSDRGFTRTSEQCYTRMKRLKHGFLHEKEDFKFFSEMDEIFRKELKVDGSVADTSVTDESDDPPQKKVASGTQWMADSSKLAWSDGETEALLDIWGSEEIQENLKGCTKNKHIFIQISEVMASQGYMRTPEQCQTRIKRLRANFRQFLEGRKGDKQECKFFDQLVQIFGSKYVINSDPLADDTADSVET is encoded by the exons ATGGAAATAAAACGGGGAGCTGAAAGTGGAGGCAGTCGAG gTAATGATCTTCCAGTCCACTATCTACGCCTCCTGGCCCCTCCCTTGCAGCTCCTGTCAGCCGCAGTGTGGCAAGTCGTGCAGCAGGGACTTGTGGACCACTATGGGATGCTGGAGGAGTTTGTTACCATGGTGACAGAACTGGTCCCAGAGCTGATGAGCTATAGTCAGAGGGCTCAGCTCATACTGGGACTCAGGGCCAGG CTGGTTCTGGAGATGTGTCGAGGTGAGCACCCGGTGGACATGCAAACCATTCAGCCTCATCTGGACAGAATTAAAGCTCCCGTCAGCACTGCCAAGGATCACCAT GTAACCATAAACCAGGTGGAGGAATCTGAGGTGAACTTTGTGGAGTTGGTGCATTCATTACTGGAGGATCCCtctgaaagaaaatattttttccag GAAATCTTCCCTGTATATTTTGGGCCAAAGTATGATGCTGCACTCGAGATGCTGGTGTGGGAGTTCATATCAagactggaggagctgctgccaGTTCCAGACTTCACACAG TTGGCAGCTTTGCTCGGAGATGCGCCGTCATTCCTCGATGACTGTTTACAATCCTTCTTTCCGCCAGACGACGTGAAGGCTGTGCTGGAACACCACAGGAACCTCGGTCATTTTGAAGAGAAAG ATCCTAGATTATTACCGATGGATGACTGCATTCTCTCCTCCCTGTCTCTGCCTCCTGGGAGCAAACCTGTCACTGACACCTCCTCATGCTCACCTGCTCTCAAAGAGTCAAACCCTCCAGAGCACAAAGGAAGTCTCGACGCTCCCTTCAGCACAAGCCGTCTAGAGAGGGCGATCAGGAGGAGCTCTGAGACGCTGAGACAAACACTGAAGGAGACGAGAGACTCGGGCAGCTGGCAGCTGCAGGTTAGAGGCGGAAACACTTCTCAGGAGGGGAGGATGCAAAACTCAGTCAGTGCACGACCATGTGATGAAACCATAGACCTCACCACGCCTAATGAGACTGCGGATACAGACTCAGCAGCCAATGACAACAGCCAAAGCTTGAGAGGAGGGCCTGTTCTCAGGAAGAGGAAGCTGAGCGAAGGCGTGGATATTCCTGCAAAACAGCCTGCCGAGGCGACACCTTTCTT GGATTCATCAGTGGACGATGAGAATTCAGGAGAATCTCCTCTGATCTCCATATGGGGAGAATATACAG ACTCTCAGGAAGGTTCTTTCCCAGTTGTGACGGACACAAAAGTTCCCTGGTCAGACGAGGAGACGCTCAATCTGCTCGACATCTGGGGGAAGGACTCGGTGCAGCGAGCTTTGAAGGGCTGTTTAAAAAACCGCCACATATTCACACAGATCGCTCAGAAGATGGCAGAGAGAGGCTACATGAGAACGGTGGAACAGTGTCAGACCAGGATCAAACGGCTGAAGAAGAGCTTCCGCCAGAACAACAA AGGGAACTCCAGGCTGGAGTATAAATTCTACGAGCAGCTGAAGCGGGTTCTCGGCTCCTCAGCTCCCTCAGCTGTTCCTGAGGTCACCTATGATGTTGAAGAGGTCATCGATGAGGACGAGTCCCAAGACGGAGATGAAGACTTGCAGTTTCTTGGTCAGACGAGTCGACTGGAAATCG gaacCAGAAGTGTTCCGTGGACAGACTTCGAGACGTTGGCCCTCATCAACACGTGGGGAGAGGACAAGATGCAGCAGGACCTGAGAGGAATGCACAGAACCGGACACATTTTCTCCGTCATATCCAACAAGATGTCTGCGCAGGGCTTCTCCCGCACACCCGAGCAGTGCCAAACAAGACTGAAAAGGCTGAAATCAAATTTTAGACAGTGCTACCAAAACAA CATGAAGGGACTGGAGCAAGTAGAATGCAAGTTTTACAATGAACTGGGAAGAATTTTAGTGAAGGACTTTCAGTCAGTGCCGCAGCTGGAGGAAATAACAGGAGAGCCCGAAGACAACGACTTTCCCTCCTTCTCCCATCAGGATATCG AGTCTGCTGTGGGAGCTCAGGAAGAGAGCAGGAAAGTCCCCTGGTCTGACAAAGAGACCATCATCCTCCTGGAGATCTGGGGAGACCCACAG GTCCAGCAGAACATGAGACGATACCCTCACAACGGTCACATTTTTACCGAAATATCAGAGAAACTCGGCGCCAACGGCTACTCCCGCAGCGCAGGGCAGTGCCACACCAGGATCAAACGGCTGAAAGCCAGCTATCGGCAGTGCCGGGAAAACATGAG CTCCTCTGGGACGGATAGAGTCGACTTTAAGTTTTATGATCTGCTGGAACAAATTCTGGACAAGCAGCCATCCACATCCTCCGCTGTGGTGACGGACCACATCGAAATATCAGAAGACTCCAACAGTGAATCAGTGATggaaacag ATGGAGAAATCAGCatgtcagcagaaaaaaacacatccagctCCTGGTCCAATGACGAGACCCTGGCACTTATTGAGATCTGGGGCGACGAGGACGTTCAGAGGGCGCTAAGGGGTTTCGTCCACAACGGACACGTTTACGCCGACATTTCACAGAGAATGCAGGACCTCGGCTACTTGAAGACCTCGGAGCAGTGCCGCTGGAAAGTCAAATCACTAAGGACAAACTTTCGACAGTGCTACGACAGGAAGAA ATGTGGAAGAAGAGTCGATTATAGATTCTACAACCAGCTGGAACAAATACTCGGACAGGAGGCAGTTTCTATCGATGAGTATGATGAAAGAGACGAACAGGCAGACCAGGATCCAG GTGCAGACGGTGCAAACACAGCGTGGACGGAGCAGGAGACTGCCGCTGTCGTGGAGATCTGGGCTGCAGACGATGTGCAGCACAGCCTGAAAACATGCGTCCGCAACGGGCACATATTTGCAGACATGTCGGAGAAAATGGCCGCCTTAGGATACCTGAGGACGGCGGAGCAGTGCCACTCCCGCATCAAACGTTTGAAGAAGACTTACAGGCGCTACTGCAACAGCCGCAG AAGTGGAGGACGTCCAGCTGCGTTTCGATACTTCCACCTCCTGGCTCCGGTGCTCGGTGACGACTCCATGTATGCTGACGTGGACAGTACTGCTGCTGACACCACCTTGCAGCCCTTCATGGACAAAGATCCTGACATGT ACGAGCAGCCGTCAGGCAGCCACCTCTTGGCCGACTTAAGCAGGAAGATGCCGTGGTCGGACCAGGAGACTCGCACCCTGCTGAAGATCTGGGGGGAAGACAATGTCCAGCTCACCCTGAAGGGTTGCCTGAAGAACCGCCACGTGTTCGAGTACATCTCTGAGAGGATGAGCGACAGAGGATTCACAAGGACCTCAGAGCAGTGCTACACCCGAATGAAGCGCCTTAAACATGGCTTCCTCCATGAAAA ggaggattttaaattcttCAGTGAGATGGACGAAATCTTCAGGAAGGAGCTGAAAGTTGACGGCTCAGTCGCGGACACATCAGTCACAGATGAGTCAGACGACCCCCCGCAGAAGAAAG TTGCCTCAGGTACCCAGTGGATGGCCGACAGCTCTAAGCTGGCCTGGAGCGATGGGGAGACCGAGGCCCTCCTGGACATTTGGGGGAGCGAGGAGATCCAGGAGAACCTGAAGGGCTGCACCAAGAACAAACACATCTTCATCCAGATCTCTGAGGTCATGGCCAGCCAGGGCTACATGCGAACTCCTGAACAGTGTCAGACCAGAATAAAGAGGCTGAGGGCCAATTTCCGACAATTCCTAGAGGGCAGGAA AGGAGATAAACAGGAATGCAAGTTCTTTGACCAGCTGGTGCAAATATTTGGAAGCAAGTATGTAATAAACTCTGACCCCCTGGCCGACGACACAGCTGATAGCGTAG AGACCTGA